The proteins below come from a single Takifugu rubripes chromosome 10, fTakRub1.2, whole genome shotgun sequence genomic window:
- the pcolce2b gene encoding procollagen C-endopeptidase enhancer 2b isoform X1, with amino-acid sequence MRSGSQLQKLSAGTPEYFSPWSWLLPNTMSFMLRVNTRRGARSVNQTMWRTCGVFCAWILLFLTDVCAQSQRRPVFTCGGNITADSGVIGSQGYPGVYPPNTKCVWKITVPEGKVVVLSFRFIDLESDNLCRYDYVDVYSGHVNGQRLGRFCGTFKPGALVSTGNKMLLQMLSDANTAGSGFLAVFSAAHPHERGERYCGGRLDKPSGTFKTPNWPEKDYPAGVTCSWHIVAPKNQIIEVKFEKFDVERDNYCRYDHVSIFNGAEINDAKRIGKYCGDSPPAPVLSDGNQLLIQFLSDLSLTADGFIGHYKFRPKKFPTTTTAPTTTTSPVTTRPIPLKYSVALCQQKCKRRGTLESNYCSSNFVITGTVITAVMRGGSTYATVSIINVYKEGNLAIQQAGKTMSTKIVILCKKCPFIRRGLNYVFTGQVDEDGRGKIAPQHFVMAFKTKNQKGLNVLKNKQC; translated from the exons ATGCGCTCCGGCTCGCAGTTGCAGAAACTCTCCGCAGGAACTCCCGAGTACTTTTCCCCCTGGAGCTGGTTGCTGCCGAACACAATGTCATTCATGTTAAGGGTCAATACCAGGCGAGGCGCCCGTTCCGTTAACCAGACCATGTGGAGGACGTGCGGCGTTTTTTGCGCTTGGATTCTACTCTTTTTGACAGATGTTTGTGCACAATCTCAGCGGAG ACCTGTCTTCACATGCGGCGGAAATATTACAGCAGATTCTGGAGTAATCGGGAGCCAGGGGTACCCGGGGGTTTACCCTCCAAACACCAAATGTGTGTGGAAGATCACA GTCCCCGAGGGAAAGGTGGTGGTCCTGTCGTTCCGCTTCATCGACCTGGAGAGCGACAACCTGTGCCGCTACGACTACGTGGACGTTTACAGCGGTCATGTCAACGGACAGAGGCTCGGCCGCTTCTGTGGCACGTTCAAGCCCGGGGCCCTGGTCTCCACTGGCAACaagatgctgctgcagatgctgtCTGACGCCAACACGGCCGGCAGCGGCTTTCTGGCTGTTTTCTCTGCAGCCCACCCACATGAGAGAG GGGAGCGGTACTGCGGAGGGCGACTGGACAAGCCTTCCGGGACTTTCAAAACGCCCAACTGGCCCGAGAAGGACTACCCAGCAGGGGTGACCTGCTCTTGGCATATCGTGGCACCGAAAAACCAG ATTATCGAAGTCAAGTTCGAGAAGTTCGACGTGGAGAGGGACAACTACTGCCGCTACGACCACGTCTCCATCTTCAACGGTGCCGAAATCAACGACGCCAAGCGGATCGGCAAATACTGCGGAGACAGCCCCCCAGC GCCGGTGCTGTCGGACGGAAACCAGCTCCTGATCCAGTTCCTGTCCGACCTCAGCCTGACCGCCGACGGCTTCATCGGACACTACAAGTTCAGGCCAAAGAAATTCCCCACCACCACGACAgcgcccaccaccaccacgtcgCCGGTCACCACCAGGCCCATAC ctctgaagtACTCTGTCGCCCTGTGCCAGCAGAAATGTAAGAGGAGGGGAACGCTTGAGAGCAACTACTGCTCCAGCAATTTTG TGATCACCGGCACCGTCATCACGGCGGtgatgagaggaggaagcacGTACGCCACGGTCTCCATCATCAACGTGTACAAAGAAGGCAACCTGGCCATCCAGCAGGCGGGGAAGACCATGAGCACCAAGATCGTCATCCTCTGCAAGAAGTGCCCCTTCATCCGGAGAG GCTTGAACTACGTCTTCACGGGCCAGGTG
- the pcolce2b gene encoding procollagen C-endopeptidase enhancer 2b isoform X2, with amino-acid sequence MRSGSQLQKLSAGTPEYFSPWSWLLPNTMSFMLRVNTRRGARSVNQTMWRTCGVFCAWILLFLTDVCAQSQRRPVFTCGGNITADSGVIGSQGYPGVYPPNTKCVWKITVPEGKVVVLSFRFIDLESDNLCRYDYVDVYSGHVNGQRLGRFCGTFKPGALVSTGNKMLLQMLSDANTAGSGFLAVFSAAHPHERGERYCGGRLDKPSGTFKTPNWPEKDYPAGVTCSWHIVAPKNQIIEVKFEKFDVERDNYCRYDHVSIFNGAEINDAKRIGKYCGDSPPAPVLSDGNQLLIQFLSDLSLTADGFIGHYKFRPKKFPTTTTAPTTTTSPVTTRPILITGTVITAVMRGGSTYATVSIINVYKEGNLAIQQAGKTMSTKIVILCKKCPFIRRGLNYVFTGQVDEDGRGKIAPQHFVMAFKTKNQKGLNVLKNKQC; translated from the exons ATGCGCTCCGGCTCGCAGTTGCAGAAACTCTCCGCAGGAACTCCCGAGTACTTTTCCCCCTGGAGCTGGTTGCTGCCGAACACAATGTCATTCATGTTAAGGGTCAATACCAGGCGAGGCGCCCGTTCCGTTAACCAGACCATGTGGAGGACGTGCGGCGTTTTTTGCGCTTGGATTCTACTCTTTTTGACAGATGTTTGTGCACAATCTCAGCGGAG ACCTGTCTTCACATGCGGCGGAAATATTACAGCAGATTCTGGAGTAATCGGGAGCCAGGGGTACCCGGGGGTTTACCCTCCAAACACCAAATGTGTGTGGAAGATCACA GTCCCCGAGGGAAAGGTGGTGGTCCTGTCGTTCCGCTTCATCGACCTGGAGAGCGACAACCTGTGCCGCTACGACTACGTGGACGTTTACAGCGGTCATGTCAACGGACAGAGGCTCGGCCGCTTCTGTGGCACGTTCAAGCCCGGGGCCCTGGTCTCCACTGGCAACaagatgctgctgcagatgctgtCTGACGCCAACACGGCCGGCAGCGGCTTTCTGGCTGTTTTCTCTGCAGCCCACCCACATGAGAGAG GGGAGCGGTACTGCGGAGGGCGACTGGACAAGCCTTCCGGGACTTTCAAAACGCCCAACTGGCCCGAGAAGGACTACCCAGCAGGGGTGACCTGCTCTTGGCATATCGTGGCACCGAAAAACCAG ATTATCGAAGTCAAGTTCGAGAAGTTCGACGTGGAGAGGGACAACTACTGCCGCTACGACCACGTCTCCATCTTCAACGGTGCCGAAATCAACGACGCCAAGCGGATCGGCAAATACTGCGGAGACAGCCCCCCAGC GCCGGTGCTGTCGGACGGAAACCAGCTCCTGATCCAGTTCCTGTCCGACCTCAGCCTGACCGCCGACGGCTTCATCGGACACTACAAGTTCAGGCCAAAGAAATTCCCCACCACCACGACAgcgcccaccaccaccacgtcgCCGGTCACCACCAGGCCCATAC TGATCACCGGCACCGTCATCACGGCGGtgatgagaggaggaagcacGTACGCCACGGTCTCCATCATCAACGTGTACAAAGAAGGCAACCTGGCCATCCAGCAGGCGGGGAAGACCATGAGCACCAAGATCGTCATCCTCTGCAAGAAGTGCCCCTTCATCCGGAGAG GCTTGAACTACGTCTTCACGGGCCAGGTG